Proteins found in one Amycolatopsis aidingensis genomic segment:
- a CDS encoding VanW family protein has protein sequence MREEQDRPEPEADPTEQFAAALPAPRPEPEPAPDEGLLGELLDHEPLAPLPVTPARRFRTGLGKVMMATGGVIALLALLYVADLMLSAGDVPRGVTVAGVEVGGMSQGAAEAKLRIELEPRLVQPIPVRAGDVRAELDPRTSGLGLDWQATLDQAGMQPLNPVTRVASFFRTREVGAVPTVEPDLLRQAITELARQRLNHGLTEGTIRFESAPGDGAVRPVAVEPRQAQQLTDIAAAVRIVTENWLTDRAITFPMRVTQPKASSAGVHAALDQVVAPAVSAPIRARAAGAAAVLRPEDIATALRFAAMADGSLQIRVDQSKLRRVLLPQLDETEQRSKNARIVFAAGKPDIQPSAPGREINWARTLAPFMDIARRVVDRELPVVYDTRPAKVTTSDAERFGIKEVIGEFSTGGFTGDVAHNIGVIARQVDGTIVRPGQTFDLDEHTGPRTASRGYRTAPVHEDGTGPPVIGGGVSQFTSTLYNAVYLAGLRDAGHTEHATYFARYPEARDASSLQENGSSIEMAFTNDAPTGVAIQASASGGAVTVKIWGTKRYRVESVTAPRTDVVPPPIRLGPRENCTPVEGTPGFSSSNTRILYDLDSGDEVSRQTREVRYAARPTVIC, from the coding sequence GTGCGCGAGGAGCAGGACCGGCCGGAGCCGGAAGCCGACCCGACCGAGCAGTTCGCTGCCGCCCTGCCCGCTCCGCGACCCGAGCCCGAACCGGCCCCCGACGAGGGCCTGCTCGGCGAGCTGCTCGACCACGAGCCGCTCGCCCCGCTCCCGGTGACGCCCGCGCGCCGGTTCCGCACCGGCCTCGGCAAGGTGATGATGGCGACCGGCGGCGTCATCGCGTTACTGGCGCTGCTCTACGTCGCCGACCTGATGCTGAGTGCGGGGGACGTCCCGCGCGGGGTCACCGTGGCCGGGGTGGAGGTCGGCGGGATGAGCCAGGGCGCGGCCGAGGCCAAGCTGCGGATCGAGCTCGAACCCCGGCTGGTGCAGCCCATCCCGGTGCGGGCGGGTGATGTCCGGGCCGAACTGGACCCGCGCACCTCCGGCCTCGGCCTGGACTGGCAGGCCACCCTCGACCAGGCGGGCATGCAGCCGCTGAACCCGGTGACCAGGGTGGCGTCCTTCTTCCGCACCCGCGAGGTGGGGGCGGTCCCCACGGTCGAGCCGGACCTGCTCCGGCAGGCGATCACCGAGCTGGCGCGGCAGCGGCTCAACCACGGACTGACCGAGGGCACCATCCGTTTCGAATCCGCGCCCGGCGACGGCGCCGTGCGGCCGGTGGCGGTGGAACCGCGGCAGGCGCAACAGCTCACCGACATCGCGGCCGCGGTGCGGATCGTCACCGAGAACTGGCTCACCGACAGGGCCATCACGTTCCCGATGCGGGTGACCCAGCCCAAGGCCAGCTCGGCCGGGGTGCACGCGGCGCTCGACCAGGTGGTCGCGCCGGCGGTGTCCGCGCCGATCCGGGCGCGCGCGGCAGGTGCCGCGGCCGTGCTGCGGCCCGAGGACATCGCCACGGCCCTGCGGTTCGCCGCGATGGCGGACGGCTCCCTGCAGATCAGGGTCGACCAGTCCAAGCTCCGGCGGGTGCTGCTGCCGCAACTGGACGAAACCGAGCAGCGGAGCAAGAACGCCAGGATCGTGTTCGCCGCGGGCAAGCCGGACATCCAGCCGTCCGCGCCGGGCAGGGAGATCAACTGGGCGCGGACCCTGGCGCCGTTCATGGACATCGCGCGCCGGGTGGTGGATCGCGAGCTGCCGGTGGTCTACGACACCCGGCCCGCGAAGGTCACCACCTCCGACGCCGAACGGTTCGGGATCAAGGAGGTCATCGGGGAGTTCAGCACCGGGGGTTTCACCGGCGACGTCGCGCACAACATCGGCGTGATCGCCCGCCAGGTGGACGGCACGATCGTGCGGCCGGGGCAGACCTTCGACCTGGACGAGCACACCGGGCCACGCACGGCGTCCAGGGGCTACCGCACGGCACCGGTGCACGAGGACGGAACCGGTCCCCCGGTGATCGGCGGCGGGGTCTCACAGTTCACCAGCACCCTCTACAACGCGGTCTACCTTGCCGGGCTGCGGGATGCCGGGCACACCGAGCACGCCACCTACTTCGCGCGCTACCCGGAGGCGCGGGATGCGAGCTCCTTGCAGGAGAACGGGTCCAGCATCGAGATGGCGTTCACCAACGACGCACCCACCGGTGTGGCCATCCAGGCTTCGGCCTCCGGTGGTGCGGTGACCGTGAAGATCTGGGGCACCAAGCGCTACCGGGTGGAGAGCGTGACCGCGCCGCGGACCGATGTGGTGCCGCCGCCGATCCGGCTCGGGCCGCGGGAGAACTGCACGCCGGTCGAGGGCACGCCGGGGTTCAGCAGTTCGAACACGCGCATCCTGTACGACCTGGACTCCGGTGACGAGGTGAGCAGGCAGACCCGCGAGGTCCGGTACGCGGCCCGGCCGACCGTCATCTGCTGA
- a CDS encoding GroES family chaperonin, with amino-acid sequence MTVVSDSESGTGADVKLEIQLLHDRVLVRMSTDEGERRSTGGIVIPATAQMARRLTWGDVLGVGNNVRNVKVGDRVLFNAEDQHEVEIQGEAYLVMRERDIHAIASERTEHGTGLYL; translated from the coding sequence ATGACAGTTGTGTCAGATTCGGAGAGCGGGACCGGCGCGGACGTGAAGCTGGAGATCCAGCTGCTGCATGACCGGGTGCTGGTCCGGATGTCGACCGACGAAGGGGAACGGCGCAGTACCGGCGGCATCGTCATCCCGGCCACCGCGCAGATGGCGCGCCGTCTCACCTGGGGTGATGTACTGGGTGTCGGCAATAATGTGCGTAACGTGAAGGTCGGCGACCGGGTGTTGTTCAACGCGGAGGACCAGCACGAGGTGGAAATCCAGGGCGAGGCGTATCTGGTGATGCGGGAGCGCGACATCCACGCGATCGCCAGCGAGCGCACCGAGCACGGTACGGGGCTTTACTTGTAG
- a CDS encoding NHL domain-containing thioredoxin family protein, protein MRAPELVGAQWLNTGGETLRLAQLRGRIVLLDFWTSGCINCLHVLDELRPLEREFADVLVTIGVHSPKFLHEGERAAIEAAVRRYEVHHPVLNDPDLTNWQHYAVKAWPTLVVIDPEGYVAHVAAGEGHGEALRRVIGELVATHTEKGTLRSGGSPYVAAEETEGDLRFPSKAVALPSGTLLVADTGQHAVVELAADGETVLRRFGSGLRGAEDGPAERASFAEPSGIAVLPQAVAERAGYQVVVADTAGHLLRGIDLDTGQVRTVAGTGRQWRDGPVRGAAREVDLTSPWDVAWWEPAGGVVVAMAGNHTLGLFDPLRGEVSRLAGTTVEGLRDGPAAAAFFAQTSGLAATAGDLWLVDAETSALRRLRWADGGCTVHTAVGTDLFSFGHRDGPAEAALLQHPLGLAVLPDGSIAVADTYNGAVRGYDPATGTVSTLASGLAEPSGLLVHAGELLVVESSGHRLRRVPREAGASVTGEAHAVRRPPTTLAPGEVELEVVFQPPPGEKLDDRYGPSTRLELSASPPELLAEGAGTGTALTRRIRLAEGYPEGVLQVVAQAASCDDEAEHPACRMTRQDWGVPVRLDPSGERGFRLVMAGQATGEG, encoded by the coding sequence CGGCTCGCGCAGCTGCGCGGCCGGATCGTGCTGCTCGACTTCTGGACCTCGGGCTGCATCAACTGCCTGCACGTACTGGACGAGCTGCGCCCGCTGGAGCGGGAGTTCGCCGATGTGCTGGTCACCATCGGCGTGCATTCGCCGAAGTTCCTGCACGAGGGCGAGCGGGCCGCGATCGAGGCCGCGGTGCGCCGCTACGAGGTGCACCATCCGGTGCTGAACGACCCGGACCTCACCAACTGGCAGCACTACGCGGTCAAGGCCTGGCCCACCCTGGTGGTGATCGATCCGGAGGGCTACGTGGCGCATGTCGCCGCGGGTGAGGGGCACGGCGAGGCCCTGCGCCGGGTGATCGGCGAGCTGGTGGCCACGCATACCGAGAAGGGCACCCTGCGCAGCGGCGGCAGCCCCTATGTCGCCGCCGAGGAGACCGAGGGCGACCTGCGTTTCCCCAGCAAGGCGGTAGCCCTGCCGTCCGGCACCCTGCTGGTCGCCGACACCGGGCAGCATGCGGTCGTCGAGCTGGCCGCCGACGGCGAGACGGTGCTGCGCCGGTTCGGCAGCGGCCTGCGGGGCGCCGAGGACGGCCCGGCCGAGCGGGCGAGCTTCGCCGAACCCTCCGGGATCGCGGTACTGCCGCAGGCCGTGGCCGAGCGGGCCGGGTACCAGGTGGTGGTCGCCGACACCGCGGGTCACCTGCTGCGGGGGATCGATCTGGACACCGGGCAGGTGCGCACCGTGGCAGGCACCGGAAGGCAGTGGCGGGACGGCCCGGTGCGCGGCGCGGCCCGCGAGGTGGACCTGACCAGCCCATGGGATGTCGCCTGGTGGGAACCGGCAGGCGGGGTCGTGGTGGCCATGGCGGGCAACCACACCCTCGGGCTGTTCGACCCGCTGCGGGGCGAGGTCTCCCGGCTGGCCGGCACCACCGTCGAAGGGCTGCGGGACGGCCCGGCGGCGGCGGCGTTCTTCGCCCAGACCTCGGGCCTGGCCGCCACCGCCGGGGACCTCTGGCTGGTGGACGCCGAGACCTCAGCGCTGCGCAGGCTGCGCTGGGCGGACGGTGGCTGCACGGTGCACACCGCCGTGGGCACCGACCTGTTCTCCTTCGGGCACCGCGACGGCCCGGCCGAGGCGGCGTTGCTACAGCACCCGCTCGGCCTCGCCGTGCTGCCCGATGGCTCGATCGCAGTGGCGGACACCTACAACGGCGCGGTCCGCGGCTACGACCCGGCCACCGGCACGGTCAGCACCCTCGCCTCCGGCCTCGCCGAACCCTCCGGCCTGCTGGTGCATGCGGGGGAGCTGCTGGTCGTGGAGTCCAGCGGGCACCGGTTGCGCCGGGTTCCGCGGGAGGCCGGGGCCAGCGTCACCGGGGAAGCGCATGCCGTGCGCAGGCCGCCCACCACGCTGGCGCCGGGTGAGGTCGAGCTCGAGGTGGTCTTCCAGCCCCCGCCGGGGGAGAAGCTGGATGACCGCTACGGGCCCTCCACCCGCCTGGAGCTGAGCGCGTCCCCGCCGGAACTGCTGGCCGAGGGCGCGGGCACCGGCACCGCGCTGACCCGGCGTATCCGGCTGGCCGAGGGTTACCCCGAGGGGGTGCTGCAAGTGGTCGCCCAGGCGGCCAGCTGTGACGATGAGGCCGAGCATCCCGCCTGCCGGATGACCCGGCAGGACTGGGGTGTTCCGGTCCGGCTCGACCCTTCGGGCGAGCGCGGTTTCCGGCTCGTCATGGCCGGGCAGGCCACGGGCGAGGGATAA